In Streptomyces sp. NBC_01707, a genomic segment contains:
- a CDS encoding NlpC/P60 family protein, whose amino-acid sequence MAAHRKPKQRPCTGSAARTAATLAFAGAATAAALPGAAHADPQPTPAQVKAKVDRLYHEAEVATEQYNGAKEKAAATTKSLGALRDEAARRTERLNASRNALGSLAAAQYRTGGIDPAVQLALSSDPDEYLQRASYVDRIVDRQATQVSQVQRQVTEIAQLRAEAKEELAALGTRQAELKKHRTTVRAKLADAQRLLDTLSPAQRAAYEQWDTARSAAGHADRSDRRAGAAQAAPNARAAEAVAFAYGALGKPYVWGATGPTSFDCSGLTQAAWRSAGVSLPRTTYTQINAGERISRTELAPGDLVFFYSGVSHVGLYIGDGLMIHAPHPGAPVRVAPIDEMPFAGATRVA is encoded by the coding sequence GTGGCAGCGCATCGGAAACCCAAGCAGCGCCCGTGTACCGGCTCTGCTGCCCGCACCGCAGCCACCCTCGCGTTCGCCGGGGCCGCAACCGCCGCCGCCCTGCCGGGTGCCGCACACGCCGATCCGCAGCCCACACCAGCTCAGGTCAAGGCCAAGGTGGACCGGCTGTACCACGAGGCGGAGGTCGCCACCGAGCAGTACAACGGCGCGAAGGAGAAGGCGGCCGCCACCACCAAGTCCCTCGGCGCACTGCGCGACGAGGCCGCCCGCAGGACCGAACGCCTCAACGCCTCGCGCAACGCACTCGGTTCGCTCGCCGCAGCGCAGTACCGCACCGGCGGCATCGACCCCGCCGTACAGCTGGCGCTCTCCTCCGACCCCGACGAGTACCTGCAACGCGCCTCGTACGTGGACCGGATCGTCGACCGGCAGGCCACCCAGGTCTCCCAGGTGCAGCGGCAGGTCACCGAGATCGCGCAGCTGCGCGCCGAGGCGAAGGAGGAACTGGCGGCACTGGGCACCCGCCAGGCCGAACTGAAGAAGCACCGCACGACGGTCAGGGCCAAACTGGCCGACGCCCAGCGGCTCCTGGACACCCTGTCGCCCGCGCAGCGCGCCGCGTACGAGCAGTGGGACACCGCACGCTCCGCCGCCGGCCACGCCGATCGCAGCGACCGGCGCGCCGGCGCCGCGCAGGCCGCCCCCAACGCCCGCGCCGCGGAGGCCGTAGCGTTCGCCTACGGGGCGCTCGGCAAACCGTACGTCTGGGGTGCGACCGGTCCGACCTCGTTCGACTGCTCGGGGCTGACCCAGGCGGCCTGGCGCTCCGCCGGCGTCTCGCTCCCGCGCACCACGTACACGCAGATCAACGCCGGAGAGCGGATCTCCCGCACCGAACTCGCCCCGGGCGACCTGGTCTTCTTCTACTCCGGCGTCAGCCATGTCGGCCTGTACATCGGTGACGGCTTGATGATCCACGCGCCGCACCCCGGTGCACCGGTCCGCGTCGCGCCGATCGACGAAATGCCCTTCGCCGGAGCGACCCGGGTGGCATAG
- a CDS encoding response regulator transcription factor produces MTDTTEATGGQERRVRVVLVDDHRMFRTGVQAEIGRTEETGVEVVGEAADVDQAVTVITATRPEVVLLDVHLPGGGGVEVLRRCAPLMGAVENPVRFLALSVSDAAEDVIGVIRGGARGYVTKTITGTDLIDSVFRVQEGDAVFSPRLAGFVLDAFASTDAPPVDEDLDRLTQREREVLRLIARGYAYKEIAKQLFISVKTVESHVSAVLRKLQLSNRHELTRWATARRLV; encoded by the coding sequence ATGACGGACACCACTGAGGCAACCGGGGGCCAGGAGCGCCGGGTACGGGTCGTGCTCGTCGACGATCACCGGATGTTCCGCACCGGGGTGCAGGCCGAGATCGGCCGTACCGAGGAGACCGGCGTCGAGGTCGTCGGCGAGGCCGCCGACGTCGACCAGGCGGTCACCGTCATCACGGCGACCCGCCCCGAGGTCGTTCTCCTCGACGTCCACCTGCCGGGCGGCGGCGGCGTCGAGGTGCTGCGCCGCTGCGCCCCGCTGATGGGCGCGGTCGAGAACCCGGTGCGCTTCCTGGCGCTGTCCGTCTCGGACGCCGCCGAGGATGTCATCGGCGTCATCCGCGGCGGCGCCCGCGGCTACGTCACCAAGACGATCACCGGCACCGACCTGATCGACTCGGTCTTCCGGGTCCAGGAGGGCGACGCGGTGTTCTCGCCCCGGCTGGCCGGCTTCGTCCTCGACGCGTTCGCCTCGACGGACGCGCCGCCGGTCGACGAGGACCTCGACCGGCTCACGCAGCGCGAGCGTGAGGTGCTGCGGCTGATCGCGCGCGGCTATGCGTACAAGGAGATCGCCAAGCAGCTGTTCATCTCGGTGAAGACGGTCGAGTCGCATGTCTCGGCGGTGCTGCGGAAGCTCCAGCTGTCGAACCGGCACGAGCTGACGCGGTGGGCGACGGCCCGACGGCTGGTCTGA
- a CDS encoding PspC domain-containing protein has product MTVPQDAAPGVAPPPAPGPQLQRSSRQKVVAGVCGGLGRYCDVDPVIFRIVLGVLSVTGGLGLIFYGFAWLLIPLEGEEENEARRLLSGRVEGASLIAVLFALIGCGLFLSMLGNGGTLAFSAMLTLAVIGCCVWTRRRRTTAPEDPLHPAAAHAAADAPPEVKAPPSPAGPSWWRDPIIKDGTSGPVGAGYLWGPADAVLDEGTVRPRRATADAPFRAPERARADRGPHSIGGLVFLFALIAGGLATGFSWETHPLGTSLQFGLAAALAVFGAGMVVSTFLGRTGFGTLLLAVITAVLLAGAAVLPKDISTRWVREEWRPASVAAVQPRYELGSGVGTLDLTKVPVPKGDTVSTRVRVGAGRAVVVVPKAVTVRVRAEAGLGDIRLPADPPGDVDVGPAQNEHRTIAPSAGVTPAGTVELDLEVGIGQVEVTRAAS; this is encoded by the coding sequence ATGACCGTTCCCCAGGACGCCGCCCCCGGCGTCGCGCCGCCCCCCGCACCCGGTCCGCAGCTGCAGCGCAGCTCGCGGCAGAAAGTGGTGGCCGGGGTGTGCGGTGGGCTCGGCCGGTACTGCGACGTGGACCCGGTGATCTTCCGGATCGTGCTCGGTGTCCTGTCGGTGACCGGTGGCCTGGGCCTGATCTTCTACGGCTTCGCGTGGCTGCTGATCCCGCTGGAGGGCGAGGAGGAGAACGAGGCCCGCAGGCTTCTGTCGGGCCGGGTCGAGGGGGCGTCGCTGATCGCGGTGCTGTTCGCGCTGATCGGCTGCGGGCTCTTCCTCTCCATGCTCGGCAACGGCGGCACGCTGGCGTTCTCCGCGATGCTGACACTCGCGGTCATCGGCTGCTGTGTCTGGACGCGGCGCCGCAGGACCACGGCCCCCGAGGACCCGCTGCATCCGGCGGCCGCACACGCGGCGGCGGACGCGCCGCCGGAGGTGAAGGCGCCGCCGTCGCCGGCCGGCCCGTCCTGGTGGCGGGATCCGATCATCAAGGACGGCACCTCGGGGCCGGTGGGCGCCGGCTATCTGTGGGGTCCGGCGGACGCGGTGCTCGACGAGGGCACGGTACGGCCCCGCAGGGCCACGGCGGACGCGCCGTTCCGCGCGCCCGAACGGGCGCGGGCGGACCGGGGGCCGCACTCGATCGGCGGCCTGGTCTTTCTGTTCGCGCTGATCGCGGGCGGTCTGGCCACGGGCTTCAGCTGGGAGACCCATCCGCTCGGTACGAGCCTGCAGTTCGGTCTGGCCGCGGCGCTCGCCGTGTTCGGTGCCGGCATGGTGGTCAGCACGTTCCTCGGCCGGACCGGGTTCGGCACGCTGCTGCTGGCCGTGATCACGGCGGTGCTGCTGGCGGGCGCGGCCGTGCTGCCGAAGGACATCAGCACCCGGTGGGTGCGCGAGGAGTGGCGCCCGGCCTCGGTCGCCGCGGTCCAGCCGCGCTACGAACTGGGCTCCGGAGTCGGCACGCTCGACCTCACGAAGGTGCCGGTCCCGAAGGGCGACACGGTCAGCACCCGGGTACGGGTCGGCGCCGGCCGGGCGGTTGTCGTGGTGCCGAAGGCGGTGACGGTCCGGGTGCGGGCGGAGGCCGGACTCGGGGACATCCGGCTGCCGGCCGATCCCCCGGGTGATGTGGACGTCGGTCCGGCACAGAACGAGCACCGGACGATCGCCCCGTCGGCCGGAGTCACCCCGGCCGGTACGGTCGAGCTGGACCTGGAAGTCGGTATCGGACAGGTGGAGGTCACTCGTGCTGCGTCATGA
- a CDS encoding GNAT family N-acetyltransferase: MPMDADVQSHTRTLALRSPDHLRIGPFTVRHNPDWQLKYANYAIPDQGAEPTAADVQALIAAFRERDRMPRLEYLPGGAPAVEPALLAAGFTVENRAPILACSPADLLPPKPVDALVITEPATDAEFDAAARVQHHGYGGTGEPEGGEAAWLRNAAAGGGVAALATVDGVPAGVGGCSVPVDGLTELAGLAVADAFRRRGIGAALSAHLTATAFARGCRVVWLEPGDADVERIYAGIGYRRIGEKLNISLDPA, translated from the coding sequence ATGCCCATGGACGCGGACGTCCAGAGTCACACCCGTACGCTCGCCCTGCGCTCCCCCGATCATCTCCGGATCGGTCCGTTCACCGTCCGCCACAACCCCGACTGGCAGCTGAAGTACGCCAATTACGCGATCCCGGACCAGGGGGCCGAGCCGACGGCGGCCGATGTGCAGGCGCTGATCGCCGCGTTCCGCGAACGGGACCGGATGCCGCGTCTGGAGTATCTGCCCGGTGGGGCACCCGCGGTCGAACCCGCGCTGCTCGCCGCCGGTTTCACCGTCGAGAACCGGGCCCCGATCCTGGCCTGCTCCCCCGCCGACCTCCTGCCGCCGAAGCCGGTGGACGCCCTCGTCATCACCGAACCGGCCACCGACGCGGAGTTCGACGCCGCCGCCCGCGTACAGCACCACGGCTACGGCGGGACGGGCGAACCAGAGGGCGGCGAGGCGGCCTGGCTGCGCAACGCGGCGGCGGGCGGCGGCGTTGCGGCCCTCGCCACCGTGGACGGCGTGCCGGCGGGCGTCGGCGGCTGCTCGGTCCCCGTCGACGGCCTCACCGAACTGGCCGGTCTCGCCGTCGCCGACGCGTTCCGCCGCCGCGGCATCGGCGCCGCGCTCTCCGCGCATCTGACCGCGACCGCGTTCGCGCGGGGCTGCCGGGTGGTGTGGCTGGAGCCGGGCGACGCCGACGTGGAACGGATCTATGCGGGCATCGGATACCGCAGGATCGGCGAGAAGCTGAACATCTCGCTCGACCCCGCCTGA
- a CDS encoding DoxX family protein, with amino-acid sequence MHGYGTNTRGLGETRSLRELAREHALLPLRIFLGVTFIYAALDKLTDSAFFRASGPGSVGEMMHAVRDSSAIPALVDLSLKNPGAFGYAIAFGELAVGIGTLIGLWARLAALGGALISLSLWLTVSWQTDPYYFGNDLAYLMAWLPLVLAGAASFSVDAFFASRRRRIR; translated from the coding sequence ATGCATGGGTACGGCACGAATACACGTGGTCTGGGCGAGACGAGGAGCCTGCGCGAGCTGGCACGGGAGCATGCGCTGCTGCCGCTGCGCATTTTTCTCGGCGTCACCTTCATCTATGCCGCGCTCGACAAACTGACGGACAGCGCCTTCTTCCGCGCCTCCGGGCCGGGCTCCGTCGGCGAGATGATGCACGCGGTACGCGACTCGTCCGCGATCCCGGCCCTCGTCGACCTCTCGCTGAAGAACCCCGGAGCCTTCGGGTACGCCATCGCCTTCGGTGAACTCGCCGTCGGCATCGGCACCCTGATCGGGCTGTGGGCGCGGCTCGCCGCACTCGGCGGGGCCCTGATCTCGCTGAGTCTGTGGCTGACCGTGAGCTGGCAGACCGATCCGTACTACTTCGGCAACGACCTGGCCTACCTCATGGCCTGGCTGCCGCTCGTGCTCGCCGGCGCCGCGTCGTTCTCCGTGGACGCCTTCTTCGCGTCGCGGCGGCGCCGCATCCGGTAG
- a CDS encoding ATP-binding protein: MPAATPRAASSLSADPEEPPLRKLYRSADGRMLGGVARGLAGHLGLPVAWVRFVFLGLFFADGLGALLYAVFWIVVPLGVGGVETPRSVFETGADGRRRLRKPDKGQVFALIALLIGAVVFVGNVDMGSKADRYIWPTLLIGAGSVLVWRQADNARRARWMEVGSRRRVLHLARGLAGVALVGLGLAGFMVVRGSAAQLGNVLTAAIAVLTGIALLAGPYLVRMTQDLSEERLMRIRAQERAEVAAHVHDSVLHTLTLIQRNAEDPGEVRRLARAQERELRNWLYNPQGTGKDEGDEPETLAEAVKRAAAEVEDKHGVPLEVVVVGDCPLDEKLAAQMQAAREAMVNAAKYGGEGGAVQVYAEVEGRTVFVSVRDRGPGFDPDSVPADRMGVRESIIGRMQRNGGTARLRSVPGGGTEVELEMERASDDGHH, from the coding sequence ATGCCAGCCGCCACGCCCCGAGCCGCAAGCTCTCTCAGCGCCGACCCGGAGGAGCCACCGCTGCGCAAGCTGTACCGCAGCGCCGACGGGCGGATGCTGGGCGGCGTCGCGCGCGGACTCGCCGGGCATCTCGGGCTGCCCGTCGCCTGGGTGCGGTTCGTCTTCCTCGGCCTGTTCTTCGCGGACGGCCTCGGCGCGCTGCTGTACGCCGTGTTCTGGATCGTCGTCCCGCTCGGTGTCGGCGGGGTCGAGACGCCGCGCTCCGTCTTCGAGACCGGCGCCGACGGCAGGCGCCGGCTCCGCAAGCCCGACAAGGGGCAGGTCTTCGCCCTCATAGCCCTGCTGATCGGCGCCGTCGTCTTCGTCGGCAACGTCGACATGGGCAGCAAGGCCGACCGGTACATCTGGCCGACGCTGCTGATCGGTGCGGGCTCCGTCCTGGTGTGGCGGCAGGCCGACAACGCCCGGCGGGCCCGCTGGATGGAGGTCGGCAGCCGCCGCCGGGTGCTGCATCTGGCCCGCGGGCTGGCCGGGGTCGCCCTGGTCGGCCTGGGTCTCGCCGGCTTCATGGTGGTACGCGGCTCCGCGGCTCAGCTCGGCAACGTCCTCACCGCGGCGATCGCCGTCCTCACCGGCATCGCTCTGCTGGCCGGCCCCTATCTCGTACGTATGACCCAGGACCTCTCCGAGGAACGCCTGATGCGTATCAGGGCCCAGGAGCGGGCCGAGGTCGCCGCCCATGTCCATGACTCCGTGCTGCACACCCTGACTCTGATCCAGCGCAACGCCGAGGACCCGGGCGAGGTCCGCAGACTGGCCCGCGCCCAGGAACGCGAACTGCGCAACTGGCTGTACAACCCCCAGGGCACCGGCAAGGACGAGGGCGACGAACCGGAGACCCTCGCCGAAGCGGTCAAGCGCGCCGCCGCAGAGGTCGAGGACAAGCACGGTGTCCCGCTGGAGGTCGTCGTCGTCGGCGACTGCCCGCTCGACGAGAAGCTCGCCGCCCAGATGCAGGCCGCCCGCGAGGCGATGGTCAACGCCGCGAAGTACGGTGGCGAGGGCGGCGCCGTGCAGGTCTACGCGGAGGTCGAGGGGCGTACGGTCTTCGTCTCGGTACGGGACCGGGGGCCGGGGTTCGATCCGGATTCCGTACCGGCGGACAGAATGGGCGTAAGAGAATCAATCATCGGCCGGATGCAGCGCAACGGCGGTACGGCGCGGCTGCGTTCGGTGCCCGGCGGGGGCACGGAAGTCGAGCTGGAGATGGAGAGGGCGAGCGATGACGGACACCACTGA